A single window of Candidatus Binatia bacterium DNA harbors:
- a CDS encoding phospholipase D-like domain-containing protein, translating to MRPAGDLELIVQPDDRVERVLELLHGVQDSLEMKQFTLHEHSVIDAIIRAHQRGVQVRVMLNPHRTGGSRVNDETYEKLREHGVPVEWTNPQFVITHEKSMVLDGRRALIATFNLSKKYFGQTRDYGVLTSNPVQVEEIRRCFEADWKRAPFRPAPKTNLAWSADNSRTMMAELIDSARHRLDVQHPKFVDATILDRVAAAQDRGVHVRLLSGGKHGISMADAPDTFSALRILRRAGVKVHRQKHLKLHAKIIIADERRALVGSMNIDRRSFDQRRELGIVLEDQRLVERLSRIFEHDWHKAEPYSPPDPLDLASHDHGELPDDPDFVHE from the coding sequence ATGCGGCCCGCTGGCGACCTCGAGCTGATCGTCCAGCCGGACGACAGGGTCGAGCGCGTGCTCGAGCTCCTGCACGGCGTCCAGGACTCGCTCGAGATGAAGCAGTTCACGCTGCACGAGCACTCGGTGATCGACGCGATCATCCGCGCGCACCAGCGCGGCGTGCAGGTGCGCGTCATGCTGAACCCGCACCGCACGGGCGGCAGCCGGGTGAACGACGAGACCTACGAGAAGCTGCGCGAGCACGGCGTGCCGGTCGAGTGGACGAACCCGCAGTTCGTCATCACGCACGAGAAGTCGATGGTGCTCGACGGCCGCCGCGCGCTGATCGCGACCTTCAACCTGTCGAAGAAGTACTTCGGCCAGACGCGCGACTACGGCGTGCTGACCTCGAACCCCGTGCAGGTCGAGGAGATCCGCCGCTGCTTCGAGGCCGACTGGAAGCGCGCGCCGTTCCGTCCCGCGCCGAAGACGAACCTCGCCTGGAGCGCCGACAACTCACGCACGATGATGGCGGAGCTGATCGACTCCGCGCGCCACCGCCTCGACGTGCAGCATCCGAAGTTCGTCGACGCGACCATCCTCGACCGCGTCGCCGCCGCGCAGGACCGCGGCGTGCACGTGCGACTGCTCTCGGGCGGCAAGCACGGCATCAGCATGGCGGACGCGCCCGACACCTTCAGCGCGCTGCGCATCCTGCGCCGCGCCGGCGTCAAGGTGCACCGGCAGAAGCACCTCAAGCTGCACGCCAAGATCATCATCGCCGACGAGCGACGCGCGCTCGTCGGCTCGATGAACATCGACCGGCGCTCGTTCGATCAGCGCCGCGAGCTCGGCATCGTGCTCGAGGACCAGCGCCTCGTCGAGCGTCTGTCGCGCATCTTCGAGCACGACTGGCACAAGGCCGAGCCGTACTCGCCGCCGGATCCGCTCGATCTCGCGAGCCACGACCACGGCGAGCTGCCGGACGATCCCGACTTCGTGCACGAGTAG
- a CDS encoding DUF4956 domain-containing protein: MENLLESLAHDVHVDPEKVLISIGFAALCAYILALLYRITYRGKKPYSRNFALSLVFMGVLVALVIALIGGSIARALGVWGAFSVIRYRLRVNDAVDLSYVLAAVVVGLACGVGEVVEAALATLFLMVLILLFHFSSMGLARGGAKDDAAAADAD; the protein is encoded by the coding sequence ATGGAGAACCTTCTCGAGAGCCTCGCCCACGACGTTCACGTTGACCCCGAGAAGGTTCTGATCTCGATCGGCTTCGCCGCGCTCTGTGCCTACATCCTGGCGCTGCTCTACCGGATCACCTACCGCGGCAAGAAGCCGTACTCGCGGAACTTCGCGCTGTCGCTGGTCTTCATGGGCGTGCTGGTCGCGCTGGTGATCGCGCTGATCGGCGGCAGCATCGCGCGTGCGCTCGGCGTGTGGGGCGCGTTCTCGGTGATCCGCTACCGCCTGCGCGTCAACGACGCGGTCGATCTGTCGTACGTGCTGGCGGCGGTCGTGGTCGGGCTCGCGTGCGGTGTCGGCGAGGTCGTCGAGGCCGCGCTCGCGACGCTGTTCCTCATGGTGCTGATCCTGCTGTTCCACTTCTCGTCGATGGGTCTCGCGCGCGGCGGCGCCAAGGACGACGCCGCGGCGGCGGACGCCGACTGA
- the rodA gene encoding rod shape-determining protein RodA, with protein MRLMVDRRLIYHFDVVTMLLMLTIIAIGTASVYSASWDPHSARASTFAWRQAMWATIGTCATIAMVCFDYRKLERWAYVAYAGGLALLLAVPLFGTVTNGSRRWIDLGAFSVQPSEMMKLALIIVLARYFHRKMRPEGLRLRDLVVPVLLSLPPVLLILAQPDLGTAGVFCFVIASMVVLAGPSPRTWAIIGGAALALVPALPYLMSHLKPYQLKRIQTFLNPELDPLGAGYHVIQSKIAIGSGGFSGKGFLHGTQNQLKFLPEQHTDFIFSVFSEEWGFVGAIGLIALYTALMLRGLVVVNRAKERFGALLAFGVLANIFWQAVINLGMTTGLLPVVGITLPFFSYGGSSLMTLMAGVGLVINVNMRRFSPERIPNF; from the coding sequence ATGAGGCTGATGGTCGATCGTCGGCTCATCTACCACTTCGACGTGGTGACGATGCTGCTGATGCTGACGATCATCGCCATCGGCACCGCGTCCGTGTACAGCGCGAGCTGGGATCCGCATTCCGCGCGCGCCAGCACCTTCGCCTGGCGTCAAGCAATGTGGGCGACGATCGGCACCTGCGCGACGATCGCGATGGTATGCTTCGACTACCGGAAGCTCGAGCGCTGGGCGTACGTCGCCTACGCCGGCGGGCTCGCGCTGCTGCTCGCCGTGCCGCTGTTCGGCACGGTGACCAACGGCTCGCGGCGCTGGATCGACCTCGGCGCGTTCTCGGTGCAGCCGTCGGAGATGATGAAGCTCGCGCTGATCATCGTCCTGGCGCGCTACTTCCACCGCAAGATGCGCCCCGAAGGTCTGCGTTTGCGCGACCTCGTCGTCCCGGTGCTGCTGTCGCTGCCGCCGGTGCTGCTGATCCTCGCGCAGCCCGACCTCGGGACGGCCGGCGTGTTCTGCTTCGTCATCGCGAGCATGGTCGTGCTCGCCGGTCCGAGCCCGCGCACCTGGGCGATCATCGGCGGGGCGGCGCTCGCCCTCGTTCCGGCGCTGCCCTACCTGATGTCGCATCTGAAGCCGTACCAGCTGAAGCGCATCCAGACGTTCCTCAACCCCGAGCTCGACCCGCTCGGCGCGGGCTACCACGTGATCCAGTCGAAGATCGCGATCGGCTCGGGCGGCTTCTCCGGCAAGGGCTTCCTGCACGGCACGCAGAACCAGCTCAAGTTCCTCCCCGAGCAGCACACGGACTTCATCTTCTCGGTGTTCTCCGAGGAGTGGGGCTTCGTCGGCGCGATCGGGCTGATCGCGCTCTACACGGCGCTCATGCTGCGCGGGCTCGTGGTGGTGAACCGCGCGAAGGAGCGCTTCGGCGCGCTGCTCGCCTTCGGCGTGCTGGCGAACATCTTCTGGCAGGCGGTGATCAACCTCGGCATGACCACCGGGCTGCTGCCCGTGGTCGGCATCACCCTGCCCTTCTTCAGCTACGGCGGCTCGTCGCTGATGACCTTGATGGCCGGCGTCGGGCTCGTGATCAACGTGAACATGCGCCGGTTCTCACCCGAGCGCATTCCCAACTTCTGA
- the mrdA gene encoding penicillin-binding protein 2: MPLNSREAPNEMRRRLLFSGLGVVGLFSALGLRLYKLQIGEGEMWRSLSENNRIRLQRIAATRGLIYDRNGEPLVDNRPSFDVVVVPEDTPNLAETIQRVAEFLKADGINVKALIQAARARPPYEGLIIKRDVDWEHVVMLETHQLELPGVSLDVGPLRTYPYGSVASHLLGYVGEVSADELGKYPGYRMGDLIGKFGAEKSWESRLRGIPGGQQIEVDALGRKLRVLSRVPQTQGNNMILTIDRRLQAFTEQLMEPHDGAVVVLRPDSGEILALVSKPSFDPNVFARGIKREEWRELSNNKTRPLNNRAIQGQYPPGSTFKIVTAAAALEEGAVTPFTRIFCGGGYHFANRTYRCWKKGGHGSVDLHRALVESCDVYFYQVGQRLGVDTIAEYAHRFGLGMTTGITLDHEKPGLIPTSEWKKARFGEPWFAGETLSVAIGQGYVLATPLQMANVIATVANGGTRYKPHFVKRIESPAGEVVETIEPEVLGTTNLRKSTLLQIREALRDVVNARNGTGKKAKLDTIQVGGKTGTSQVFKMGKQTKTHHLAKHLRDHAWFVAFAPVDAPEIAMAVLIEHAGGGGGAMAAPIAHDVADFYFALTRGRSYQLASATADSDGGHA; the protein is encoded by the coding sequence ATGCCGCTGAATAGCCGCGAAGCGCCGAACGAGATGCGCCGCCGCCTGCTCTTCTCGGGGCTGGGCGTGGTCGGTCTGTTCAGCGCGCTCGGGCTGCGGCTCTACAAGCTGCAGATCGGCGAGGGCGAGATGTGGCGCTCGCTCTCCGAAAACAACCGCATCCGCCTGCAGCGCATCGCGGCGACGCGCGGTCTGATCTACGACCGCAACGGCGAGCCGCTGGTCGACAACCGGCCGTCGTTCGACGTCGTCGTCGTCCCCGAGGACACGCCGAACCTCGCCGAGACCATCCAGCGCGTCGCCGAGTTCCTGAAGGCCGACGGCATCAACGTCAAGGCGCTGATCCAGGCGGCGCGCGCGCGTCCGCCCTACGAGGGTCTGATCATCAAGCGCGACGTCGACTGGGAGCACGTCGTCATGCTCGAGACGCACCAGCTCGAGCTCCCCGGCGTGAGCCTCGACGTCGGCCCGCTGCGCACCTACCCGTACGGCTCCGTCGCCTCGCACCTGCTCGGCTACGTCGGCGAGGTCTCGGCGGACGAGCTCGGCAAGTACCCGGGCTACCGGATGGGCGACCTGATCGGGAAGTTCGGCGCCGAGAAGTCCTGGGAGAGCCGGCTGCGCGGCATCCCGGGCGGCCAGCAGATCGAGGTCGACGCGCTCGGACGCAAGCTGCGTGTGCTGTCCCGCGTCCCGCAGACGCAGGGCAACAACATGATCTTGACGATCGACCGCCGGCTTCAGGCGTTCACCGAGCAGCTGATGGAGCCGCACGACGGCGCGGTGGTCGTGCTGCGTCCCGACAGCGGCGAGATCCTGGCGCTGGTGAGCAAGCCGTCGTTCGACCCGAACGTGTTCGCGCGCGGCATCAAGCGCGAGGAGTGGCGCGAGCTGTCGAACAACAAGACGCGTCCGCTCAACAACCGCGCGATCCAGGGCCAGTACCCGCCGGGTTCGACGTTCAAGATCGTCACCGCCGCGGCGGCGCTCGAGGAAGGCGCGGTGACGCCGTTCACGCGCATCTTCTGCGGCGGCGGCTACCACTTCGCGAACCGCACGTACCGCTGCTGGAAGAAGGGCGGGCACGGCTCGGTCGACCTGCACCGCGCGCTCGTCGAGTCCTGCGACGTCTACTTCTACCAGGTCGGGCAGCGGCTCGGCGTCGACACCATCGCCGAGTACGCGCACCGCTTCGGCCTCGGCATGACGACCGGCATCACGCTCGACCACGAGAAGCCTGGCCTGATCCCGACCTCCGAGTGGAAGAAGGCGCGCTTCGGCGAGCCCTGGTTCGCGGGCGAGACGCTGTCGGTCGCGATCGGCCAGGGCTACGTGCTCGCGACGCCGCTGCAGATGGCGAACGTGATCGCGACCGTCGCGAACGGCGGCACGCGCTACAAGCCGCACTTCGTCAAGCGCATCGAGAGCCCCGCGGGCGAGGTCGTCGAGACCATCGAGCCGGAGGTGCTCGGCACGACGAACCTGCGCAAGTCGACGCTGCTGCAGATCCGCGAGGCGCTGCGCGACGTGGTGAACGCGCGCAACGGCACCGGCAAGAAGGCGAAGCTCGACACCATCCAGGTCGGCGGCAAGACCGGCACCTCGCAGGTCTTCAAGATGGGCAAGCAGACCAAGACGCACCATCTCGCGAAGCACCTGCGCGACCACGCGTGGTTCGTCGCCTTCGCGCCGGTCGACGCGCCCGAGATCGCGATGGCCGTGCTGATCGAGCACGCGGGCGGCGGCGGCGGCGCGATGGCGGCGCCGATCGCGCACGACGTCGCGGACTTCTACTTCGCGCTCACCCGCGGTCGCTCCTACCAGCTCGCGAGCGCGACCGCGGACTCCGACGGAGGGCACGCATGA
- the mreD gene encoding rod shape-determining protein MreD, with protein sequence MRPLLIFAVAGVLAVVVQTTLVQRLGFLPAAPDLIVVLVVYLGLHYHSPGGAVGAFLLGYLLDTFSGAVPGLYCLTMTLVFGVVYLVSKRLWMENPMSNIAAVALGSAVKIVTVVLYFAVASARTVSWGVVLRTLGIEALLALVFAPAVFSALDSYVPRPVRSSHAAE encoded by the coding sequence ATGCGGCCGCTGTTGATCTTCGCCGTGGCCGGCGTGCTGGCCGTGGTGGTGCAGACCACCCTCGTGCAGCGCCTCGGCTTTCTCCCGGCGGCGCCGGACCTGATCGTGGTCCTCGTCGTCTACCTCGGGCTGCACTACCACTCGCCGGGCGGCGCGGTCGGCGCGTTCCTGCTGGGCTACCTGCTCGACACCTTCTCCGGCGCGGTGCCCGGACTCTACTGCCTCACCATGACCCTCGTATTCGGGGTGGTATACCTCGTCTCGAAGCGGCTATGGATGGAGAACCCCATGTCGAACATCGCCGCCGTGGCGCTCGGCTCGGCGGTGAAGATCGTCACGGTGGTGCTCTACTTCGCCGTCGCGTCGGCGCGGACGGTGAGCTGGGGGGTTGTGCTGCGGACGCTCGGCATCGAGGCGTTGCTCGCGCTGGTCTTCGCACCGGCGGTGTTTTCTGCGCTCGACAGCTACGTGCCACGTCCCGTGAGGTCGTCGCATGCCGCTGAATAG
- the mreC gene encoding rod shape-determining protein MreC, producing MLTLLRRYSVLFSTGTLLALSLALLVTNTRGKRRIDPLGVVFLEVITPISTLMSTVSSTMGRTWRAYVDLVGVRQERDWLRQRVRELEAQAQRVTAIESQNARLQALLDLREGLPGQSVAARLTGVDASGLFRTATINKGENDGVTKGMAVIAPMGVVGRVVSTSPNAARVLLLEDPSSGVDALVQRSRARGIVEGSLNGGCQLKYVKHREDVRVGDLVTTSGLDGIFPKGIPVGTIVRLAREEGGLFQTAEIAPAVDFNKLEEVLVVEAPENEVPPEASRADSSGNGRHGG from the coding sequence ATGCTGACGCTGCTGCGCCGCTACTCCGTCCTGTTCAGCACCGGCACCCTGCTCGCCCTCTCGCTCGCCCTGCTGGTGACCAACACCCGGGGGAAGCGCCGCATCGACCCGCTCGGCGTCGTCTTCCTCGAGGTGATCACGCCGATCAGCACGCTGATGAGCACGGTGTCGAGCACCATGGGGCGGACCTGGCGCGCGTACGTCGACCTGGTCGGGGTGCGCCAGGAGCGCGACTGGCTGCGGCAGCGGGTGCGCGAGCTCGAGGCGCAGGCGCAGCGCGTGACCGCGATCGAGAGCCAGAACGCGCGCCTGCAGGCGCTGCTCGATCTGCGCGAGGGGCTGCCCGGACAGTCGGTCGCGGCGCGCCTCACCGGCGTCGACGCGAGCGGGCTCTTCCGCACGGCGACCATCAACAAGGGCGAGAACGACGGCGTCACGAAGGGGATGGCGGTGATCGCGCCGATGGGCGTGGTCGGGCGCGTGGTGTCGACCAGCCCGAACGCCGCCCGCGTGCTGCTGCTCGAGGATCCATCGAGCGGTGTCGATGCTCTCGTGCAGAGGAGCCGCGCGCGCGGCATCGTCGAGGGCAGCCTGAACGGCGGATGTCAGCTCAAGTACGTGAAGCACCGCGAGGACGTGCGGGTCGGCGACCTGGTCACGACCTCGGGGCTCGACGGCATCTTCCCCAAGGGGATCCCGGTGGGGACGATCGTGCGCCTCGCGCGCGAGGAAGGGGGGTTGTTCCAGACCGCGGAGATCGCGCCGGCGGTGGACTTCAACAAGCTCGAGGAGGTGCTGGTGGTGGAGGCGCCGGAGAACGAGGTGCCACCCGAAGCCTCGCGAGCGGACTCGTCGGGCAACGGACGACACGGCGGTTGA
- a CDS encoding rod shape-determining protein, whose amino-acid sequence MIFDSLLGWFSNDLAIDLGTANTLIYLKGEGIVCNEPSVVAMQKESRNGRRVLAVGAEAKRMLGRTPGNIIAIRPLKDGVIADFEITEAMLRYFIQKIHGRKSLFRPRIIICVPFGCTEVEKRAVRESAESAGAREVYLVEEPMAAAIGAGLPITEPTGNMIVDIGGGTTEVAVISLSGVVFSKSVRVGGDKMDEAIIQYIKRKYNLLVGERTAELIKITIGSAYPSSEIQTMEIKGRDLVAGVPKTVEISDEEIRDSLLEPINQIVEAVRIGLERCPPELASDIVDKGIVLAGGGALLRNLDVLLREETGLPIMLADDPLTAVVMGAGKVLDELSLLKDVTIQ is encoded by the coding sequence ATGATTTTCGATTCGCTGCTGGGGTGGTTCTCGAACGATCTTGCGATTGACCTCGGCACCGCCAACACCCTCATCTACCTGAAGGGCGAAGGGATCGTCTGCAACGAGCCCTCGGTCGTGGCGATGCAGAAGGAGAGTCGCAACGGCCGCCGGGTGCTCGCCGTCGGCGCCGAGGCGAAGCGCATGCTGGGGCGCACGCCCGGCAACATCATCGCCATCCGGCCTCTGAAGGACGGCGTCATCGCCGACTTCGAGATCACCGAGGCGATGCTTCGCTACTTCATCCAGAAGATCCACGGCCGGAAGTCGCTGTTCCGCCCGCGCATCATCATCTGCGTGCCGTTCGGCTGCACCGAGGTGGAGAAGCGGGCGGTGCGCGAGTCGGCCGAGTCGGCGGGTGCGCGCGAGGTCTACCTGGTCGAGGAGCCGATGGCGGCCGCGATCGGCGCCGGTCTGCCGATCACCGAGCCGACCGGCAACATGATCGTCGACATCGGCGGCGGCACCACCGAGGTCGCCGTGATCTCGCTCTCGGGCGTCGTCTTCTCGAAGTCGGTCCGCGTCGGCGGCGACAAGATGGACGAGGCGATCATCCAGTACATCAAGCGGAAGTACAATCTGCTGGTGGGTGAGCGCACCGCGGAGCTGATCAAGATCACGATCGGCTCGGCGTACCCGTCGAGCGAGATCCAGACCATGGAGATCAAGGGCCGCGACCTGGTCGCCGGCGTGCCGAAGACGGTCGAGATCTCCGACGAGGAGATCCGCGACTCCCTGCTCGAGCCGATCAACCAGATCGTCGAGGCGGTGCGCATCGGCCTCGAGCGCTGCCCGCCCGAGCTCGCCTCGGACATCGTCGACAAGGGGATCGTGCTGGCAGGCGGCGGCGCGCTGCTGCGCAACCTCGACGTCCTGCTGCGCGAGGAGACCGGGCTGCCGATCATGCTCGCCGACGATCCGCTCACCGCGGTGGTGATGGGCGCGGGCAAGGTCCTCGACGAGCTGAGCCTGCTCAAGGATGTCACCATCCAGTAG
- a CDS encoding SurA N-terminal domain-containing protein — translation MLHFVRRHAQSKFVKVVLGIIILVFVLWGVEAVVSGGNPLTTVAIVDGKPISQIEIARAERSMAEAYREAYKGNFTPEVRKALNLRQRALDGLIDRLVLLNQAENLGIEITDQELRDVIVDSRGFAPGGRFDKNYYVRALRSIGLTPAEYEAMRREDLAAERLQQIVLDGVTVSDQEVRDAVVAREEKRSLAFVKFPASDETGSVEVTDEELEKFFEANKQRYQEPEKVKVELLAYAPEKFSDEVEVSEEQINEYYEANLKTRFTQPHEVKARHILIRVAPDASDETKAEARKRIEEVQEKLRNGADFAELAKEYSDDVGSKENGGDLGFFPRGRMTPAFEEAAFSLEPGEISEIVETPFGLHLVRVDEVREEREKPLDEVRDEIVQALKKEAGTEKAREVAEEDQKALVGGESIDAIAERRGLTVERPAPMTRGAAFPTVGRSMPLTTALWELPPGGYTEPTDVNGTVVIAKLVEKVPSRTPELAEVKDRVEAAYRLERGTEAAKKKAEELRAAAASAGSLEKAAEAAGKQVETTPEFARVGGYVPEIGPSMELKDAAFALTEDKRLPDQVFVVTSDAFVVELKERTVPSDEEIAKKMDETRQSILERRRADVFQRYLQELKTKAQIEVNADRLQEIPPV, via the coding sequence ATGCTGCATTTCGTCCGGCGCCACGCGCAGTCGAAGTTCGTCAAGGTCGTCCTCGGCATCATCATCCTGGTGTTCGTGCTGTGGGGTGTCGAGGCGGTGGTGAGCGGCGGCAACCCGCTGACGACGGTCGCGATCGTCGACGGCAAGCCGATCTCGCAGATCGAGATCGCGCGCGCCGAGCGCAGCATGGCCGAGGCCTACCGCGAGGCTTACAAGGGCAACTTCACCCCGGAGGTCCGCAAGGCGCTCAACCTGCGCCAGCGCGCCCTCGACGGCCTGATCGACCGGTTGGTGCTGCTCAACCAGGCCGAGAACCTCGGCATCGAGATCACCGACCAGGAGCTGCGCGACGTGATCGTCGACAGCCGCGGCTTCGCCCCGGGCGGGCGCTTCGACAAGAACTATTACGTCCGCGCCCTGCGCTCGATCGGGCTCACGCCCGCCGAGTACGAGGCCATGCGCCGCGAGGACCTCGCCGCCGAGCGCCTGCAGCAGATCGTCCTCGACGGGGTCACGGTCAGCGACCAGGAGGTCCGCGACGCCGTCGTCGCCCGCGAGGAGAAGCGCTCGCTCGCCTTCGTGAAGTTCCCCGCCTCGGACGAGACCGGCTCGGTCGAGGTCACCGACGAGGAGCTGGAGAAGTTCTTCGAGGCCAACAAGCAGCGCTACCAGGAGCCCGAGAAGGTCAAGGTCGAGCTGCTCGCCTACGCCCCGGAGAAGTTCTCCGACGAGGTCGAGGTCAGCGAGGAGCAGATCAACGAGTACTACGAGGCGAACCTCAAGACCCGCTTCACGCAGCCGCACGAGGTGAAGGCGCGCCACATCCTGATCCGCGTCGCGCCCGACGCGAGCGACGAGACCAAGGCGGAGGCCCGCAAGCGCATCGAGGAGGTCCAGGAGAAGCTGCGCAACGGCGCAGACTTCGCGGAGCTCGCCAAGGAGTACTCCGACGACGTCGGCTCGAAGGAGAACGGCGGCGATCTCGGCTTCTTCCCGCGCGGCCGCATGACGCCGGCCTTCGAGGAAGCCGCGTTCTCGCTCGAGCCGGGCGAGATCAGCGAGATCGTCGAGACGCCCTTCGGCCTGCACCTGGTCCGCGTCGACGAGGTGCGCGAGGAGCGCGAGAAGCCGCTCGACGAGGTGCGTGACGAGATCGTGCAGGCGCTCAAGAAGGAGGCCGGCACCGAGAAGGCACGCGAGGTGGCCGAGGAGGACCAGAAGGCGCTCGTCGGCGGCGAGTCGATCGACGCCATCGCCGAGCGCCGCGGCCTGACCGTCGAGCGTCCGGCGCCGATGACCCGCGGCGCCGCCTTCCCGACCGTCGGCCGCTCGATGCCGCTCACCACGGCGCTCTGGGAGCTGCCCCCCGGCGGCTACACCGAGCCGACCGACGTCAACGGCACCGTCGTGATCGCGAAGCTCGTCGAGAAGGTGCCGAGCCGGACGCCGGAGCTTGCCGAGGTCAAGGACCGCGTCGAGGCGGCCTACCGGCTCGAGCGCGGCACCGAGGCCGCGAAGAAGAAGGCCGAGGAGCTGCGCGCCGCCGCGGCGAGCGCGGGCAGCCTCGAGAAGGCGGCCGAGGCCGCGGGCAAGCAGGTCGAGACCACGCCGGAGTTCGCCCGCGTCGGCGGCTACGTGCCGGAGATCGGCCCGAGCATGGAGCTCAAGGACGCGGCGTTCGCGCTCACCGAGGACAAGCGCCTCCCCGACCAGGTGTTCGTCGTCACCAGCGACGCGTTCGTGGTCGAGCTCAAGGAGCGCACGGTGCCGAGCGACGAGGAGATCGCGAAGAAGATGGACGAGACGCGCCAGAGCATCCTCGAGCGCCGTCGCGCCGACGTCTTCCAGCGCTACCTCCAGGAGCTCAAGACGAAGGCGCAGATCGAGGTCAACGCCGACCGCCTGCAAGAGATCCCGCCGGTCTGA
- a CDS encoding alpha/beta fold hydrolase, protein MAIAFRAGEGTRGGVLLVHGFTGTPHEMQGLADPLASAGYQVLGVRLPGHGDAPPDEPNDWQAWDRAVEEAFAELHDLAPGAPKAVIGLSMGALLGLELARRRPGEVSSLVALSPAVTLPTTLRAVLWLADRTFPPRVRDRRIPKRESDIRDPVVRATHPKSAPFRVASVLSFNQLRVTVRRQVGAVTQPLLIVHSRLDRTCPVSGAHWLARRVGSRDVELVVLERCGHVIPVDLERDRATEAILSFLGRTLHGAPQRERPIEEIQQAVREAGG, encoded by the coding sequence ATGGCGATCGCGTTCCGCGCCGGCGAGGGGACGCGCGGCGGCGTGCTGCTGGTGCACGGCTTCACCGGCACGCCACACGAGATGCAGGGGCTCGCCGACCCGCTCGCGTCGGCCGGCTACCAGGTCCTCGGCGTGCGGCTACCCGGTCACGGCGACGCTCCTCCGGACGAGCCGAACGACTGGCAGGCCTGGGACCGCGCGGTCGAGGAAGCGTTCGCGGAGCTGCACGACCTCGCGCCCGGCGCGCCGAAGGCGGTGATCGGGCTGTCGATGGGCGCGCTGCTCGGGCTCGAGCTCGCGCGCCGTCGTCCCGGCGAGGTCTCGTCGCTGGTCGCGCTGTCGCCCGCGGTGACGCTGCCGACCACGCTGCGTGCGGTCCTCTGGCTCGCCGACCGGACGTTCCCGCCGCGCGTCCGCGACCGCCGCATCCCGAAGCGCGAGAGCGACATCCGCGACCCGGTCGTGCGCGCGACGCACCCGAAGTCGGCGCCGTTCCGCGTCGCGTCCGTGCTGTCCTTCAACCAGCTCCGCGTGACCGTGCGCCGTCAGGTCGGTGCGGTCACGCAGCCGCTCTTGATCGTGCACTCGCGGCTCGACCGCACCTGTCCGGTGTCGGGCGCACACTGGCTCGCGCGTCGCGTCGGCTCGCGCGACGTCGAGCTCGTCGTCCTCGAGCGCTGCGGGCACGTCATTCCCGTCGACCTCGAGCGCGACCGCGCGACCGAGGCGATCCTCTCCTTCCTCGGCCGCACGCTGCACGGCGCCCCGCAGCGCGAGCGGCCGATCGAGGAGATCCAGCAGGCGGTGCGCGAAGCGGGCGGCTGA